Genomic window (Apis cerana isolate GH-2021 linkage group LG1, AcerK_1.0, whole genome shotgun sequence):
aactggtaaaaaaaaagtaagcacatttttatattaaattaacaaattattgtacatgtaaaattattcttttaatatatattccatacatatatatagggaattatatataaaaaacaatttaattgtttttttttttaatttatatatttttatatgatgttACAAtcttttactataaatataaatatatatatatatgtataaataaaatttataatttattgtacttaagtttcaataaatgagtcttataatgtatttatttattattattattatttatttatatatttattacttgtatcaaattaatttaaattatatttttaaaaaacagaaaaaaagaggacaattacgaaattaaaatatatatttttatataattcttatctcATATCGGTATATGTAATCGTTATCAGCAACAATTatcaattctaataaattaaatttaaatgtaaaaatttattattaagaataatatttctatataatcattattatatattggaaaataataaaattttttcagaataatttatatttaaatatttgaataatatcgatttcagataaaaagatcgatatatattatataatacaaatatataatgtttggaaagaattaaatagtattttcaTACATGTTGGCAATCGTGTATATCATATATGCTGATTGTTCCAGTATAAGAAGCAGAAATTTCGATCTCCAGTATATAAAAGTATCGATAAGAATGAGTGAGCCTCAATCGAAGAAAGTCAAGATGACGAGTTCATTAAcacaattaaaagaaattacaacAATTGTCGCTGATACCGGTGACTTCCAAGGTAATTAAatacaacttttaaatatataattttaatatacatacggTCAAAGGTGAAGGtgactataaaaatatagtaggCAAAATTCAAATGGCGCACTTAtagtttatcatttaaatattaaaaactgagaattaaatcttttttatttagttatattacaatatatttatattataaatatatatatgtataaatattataataaaccataaaatattcatcggaAAATTAACTGATATAAAGTTTAGATTACATACAAGAGTAggggaaattataaaatcttccgATCTTACGATTACAGTTTTTtgttagaatataatttatcaattgtttttaaaatttaaataaaattaacaaaagaatatgttaaattcattaactatcgtttttatcatttcaaatttaaaaattttaaatttataattttattgtaaattattttattctgattttaatctaaattctaaagcatttataatatatatatattttacaaaattcaaattaattatttaaatttaataatttcatttattatataatatatttcatatattaatatgaaatatgtatttctgacttgatttatttagttttttattgtattacttttaatttcattataattatttttatatttttataaattattaaaattctttaaatctaattaagtaaagataattttttttttatcatttaatgtaatcatataatataattcatgagttatatatataagtattacaTGTACATATTTGTGCCTTGACCTATAGATGCCAGAGATGACCTTAAAATGttcatgtataaatatatgttatattaaaatttatttgtttgtgttaaatttcattattttattcatatattatttatttatcataaataattattatatttatcaaaataattattattattattacaattattattattattattgtaatttttattgttattattacaattattattattattgtaatttattttattattttgcctaatttttaaattgtttttaattgtttttaagcTATGGAACAATTTAAGCCAATAGATGCAACTACAAATCCTTCTTTGATCCTTGCTGCAgctaatcaaaaaaaatatgttcacTTAATAGATAAAGCTGTACAATATGGGAAAAAATCTGGAtcgtaagtatatatattataatatttacaatatataatcaataaaataaaaatataaatattataataaataattttaatgaaatatttgattattataaaattaaaaatatataataataatattaactttattgtttttcttattaatattaaattatgaaatgttcttcttaaaataataaaggaaaaatatattaattttaatttttaaagattagtatataaaattctatatataatttctaattaattactattataattaagaaatatataaagattatttgttttaatagatagatttttagatgtaaaatttatagtatgataaaagttaatttaaaaaatcatagaaattataaggaaaatatgatatacatgaacaaaataatatatcaagaaatgtaaagaaattaaataaatctatatggAAATGTAGGAAAATCTATGAAGATtaggaaaaagagggagaatattgaaatttatagaaaaaagaaaaataaaaggaagtgTATGAAGCAAAaggtatgaaagaaaaaaagttttgctTGATATGATAAAAGTGGTAATAATtagtatgataattttttgattcacataattttttaatgaaaaaaatgaactacttataaatttatttgtttcagtaCTTTGACAGAACAAATTGAAGCAGCTCTAGACATCACATGTGTCCTTTTtggtaaagaaattttaaatattatacctgGTAGAGTTTCCACAGAAGTAGATGCTAGATTGTCCTTCAATAAAGACGCTAGCATTGAGAAagcaaagaaattaattgcttTGTATGAAGAACTTGGTGTAAATAAAGATCGTGTGTTAATCAAGCTTGCTTCTACTTGGGAAGGTATTCAAGCAGCAAAGTAAgtcaaatatgtttataattattcaaaattacacttactataattcaagaataaactaatgaaattttttatacagggaattggaagaaaagtatggaattcattgtaatttaacacttctattttcttttcctcaaGCAGTTGCATGTGCAGAAGCAGGTGTAACTCTTATATCACCATTTGTTGGTAGAATTCTTGATTggtaagtttaaaatattttttataaatattataatat
Coding sequences:
- the LOC107994667 gene encoding transaldolase — its product is MLAIVYIIYADCSSIRSRNFDLQYIKVSIRMSEPQSKKVKMTSSLTQLKEITTIVADTGDFQAMEQFKPIDATTNPSLILAAANQKKYVHLIDKAVQYGKKSGSTLTEQIEAALDITCVLFGKEILNIIPGRVSTEVDARLSFNKDASIEKAKKLIALYEELGVNKDRVLIKLASTWEGIQAAKELEEKYGIHCNLTLLFSFPQAVACAEAGVTLISPFVGRILDWYVANTDKKSYESKEDPGVLSVTKVYNYYKKFGYKTVVMGASFRNIGEIKELAGCDFLTISPKLLEELEKSNDVVRKVLTIEAAKKSDLQKVSLNEAEFRWLMNEDQMATDKLSEGIRKFAVDVRKLEKLLQEKIQS